The proteins below are encoded in one region of Rhodopirellula halodulae:
- a CDS encoding helix-turn-helix domain-containing protein — MVASSPNVNSFALERPSLRRRRRDSEIVRPIVPLFYCGDENRLAGYVCENPIETLLEISRPMLLVGQPGTGKTALALHLSKRMSISNVWDAMGLDEQTPKGGPTEVTSRVLSSRVLYQPAIDFAREFASSIDSKDMPRFREKLDSVPILVLDDLHLIADKGPAQEELAQRLEARDAEGRLTIVTCRRLPSEVRGLRPALVSRTLPGLTVTLQPPSGDTRRTILRELMLAHLPEVEPEMLSLLDAGLPVDCTVRSFESAIKQIALWCRMHDQPICSEAVQSAIETAGGAQSISIKAITTAVARQLGVKSTDMRSGSRRQNIVRARSLAMWLARKMTEFSLTQIGDAFGGRDHSTVLHAIRKIDETLDDDVLLRRSADQIMEKLST; from the coding sequence GTGGTTGCTTCGTCTCCCAACGTCAATTCTTTCGCGCTGGAACGGCCCTCGCTGCGTCGCCGTCGCCGCGATAGTGAGATTGTTCGGCCGATCGTTCCGCTGTTTTATTGCGGTGACGAAAATCGGCTGGCGGGATACGTGTGCGAGAACCCCATCGAGACCCTGCTCGAAATTTCGCGACCCATGCTGTTGGTCGGTCAACCGGGGACGGGGAAAACGGCGCTGGCATTGCATCTGTCCAAACGGATGAGCATCAGCAATGTGTGGGACGCGATGGGATTGGATGAGCAAACACCCAAAGGCGGACCGACTGAGGTCACTTCGCGGGTGCTGTCCAGTCGTGTGCTGTATCAGCCAGCGATCGATTTCGCACGCGAATTTGCATCGTCGATTGATTCGAAGGATATGCCGCGATTTCGCGAGAAGCTTGATTCGGTTCCGATTCTGGTGCTGGATGATTTGCATCTGATCGCTGACAAGGGGCCCGCTCAAGAAGAGTTGGCTCAGCGGTTGGAAGCCCGTGATGCGGAAGGTCGATTGACCATTGTGACGTGTCGTCGTTTGCCGTCCGAGGTGCGCGGGCTTCGACCGGCGTTGGTCAGCCGCACGTTGCCGGGATTGACCGTCACGTTGCAACCTCCGTCAGGCGATACCCGTCGCACCATCCTCCGCGAATTGATGCTGGCTCATTTACCGGAGGTCGAACCGGAGATGTTGTCGTTGTTGGATGCGGGGCTGCCGGTGGATTGCACGGTGCGTTCATTCGAATCCGCGATCAAGCAAATCGCGTTGTGGTGTCGGATGCACGATCAACCGATCTGCAGCGAAGCCGTGCAGTCGGCGATCGAAACCGCCGGTGGAGCTCAGTCGATCTCGATCAAAGCCATCACCACCGCGGTCGCGCGTCAACTCGGAGTCAAATCGACCGACATGCGGAGTGGTTCGCGACGACAGAACATTGTTCGTGCTCGGTCGTTGGCGATGTGGTTGGCTCGTAAAATGACCGAGTTCAGTTTGACTCAAATCGGCGACGCCTTTGGTGGTCGAGATCACTCGACCGTGTTGCACGCGATTCGCAAGATCGATGAAACACTCGATGATGATGTGTTGCTACGACGTTCCGCCGATCAAATCATGGAAAAGTTGTCGACCTAA
- a CDS encoding cysteine desulfurase family protein, translating to MIYLDNNATTAMDPSVARVLTEALLQTPANASSQHRLGQQTRMRLDEATDRIGRCLGSDLTRVHAPRLLITSGGTESNNLAIHGIGEPDAAIVVSRVEHPSVLAAAATAEQAGRTVAWIDVDPNGVVKLDSLREILIEQTRDAQQSDSVAVVSIMSANNETGVIQPIEQAANICREFRVPLHVDATQSIGKVPVNLTEWGVSAATITPHKIHGPVGVGFLWLEAGLEVRARLQGGEQQLGTRPGTEPVALVVATAEAIRIACEALPESADQMRRLRDLLESKLLRDHPTLVVHGKDAARLPSTTCVSLPGADRQSLLMSLDMAGVACSSGSACSSGSSPPSHVLQAMGVGKSLLDSALRFSVSRFSTEAEIERAAELISRQFSRAIDG from the coding sequence ATGATCTATCTCGACAACAACGCCACGACCGCAATGGATCCCAGCGTGGCACGAGTGCTGACCGAGGCCCTTTTGCAAACGCCCGCCAATGCGTCCAGCCAACACCGATTGGGACAGCAAACACGAATGCGATTGGACGAGGCGACGGACCGCATTGGACGTTGTCTTGGAAGTGACCTCACCCGCGTGCATGCTCCTCGTTTGTTGATCACAAGCGGCGGCACCGAATCGAACAACTTGGCGATTCACGGGATCGGAGAACCGGATGCGGCAATCGTTGTTAGCCGAGTGGAACATCCCAGCGTCTTGGCTGCCGCGGCGACCGCGGAACAGGCGGGACGAACGGTGGCATGGATCGATGTTGATCCAAATGGCGTGGTGAAGTTGGATTCACTGCGAGAGATCTTGATCGAGCAGACGCGTGATGCGCAGCAGTCGGACTCCGTCGCCGTGGTGTCAATCATGTCAGCCAACAACGAAACGGGCGTGATCCAACCAATCGAACAGGCAGCAAACATCTGTCGAGAGTTTCGAGTTCCATTGCATGTCGATGCGACTCAGTCCATTGGCAAGGTGCCGGTCAATTTGACCGAATGGGGTGTCTCTGCCGCGACGATTACTCCGCACAAGATCCACGGTCCGGTCGGCGTTGGCTTTTTATGGCTCGAGGCGGGGCTCGAAGTCCGAGCCAGATTGCAGGGCGGCGAACAGCAATTGGGGACTCGGCCGGGAACCGAACCCGTGGCGTTGGTCGTTGCCACGGCCGAAGCGATCCGCATCGCGTGTGAGGCGTTGCCTGAATCCGCCGATCAAATGCGGCGACTGCGAGACCTGTTGGAATCCAAGTTACTACGCGACCATCCGACATTGGTGGTGCACGGCAAAGATGCGGCTCGGTTGCCATCGACCACTTGCGTTTCGTTGCCGGGAGCCGATCGCCAAAGTTTGCTGATGTCTCTGGATATGGCCGGGGTGGCGTGTAGCAGCGGATCGGCGTGCAGCAGCGGCAGCAGTCCCCCCAGTCACGTGCTGCAGGCAATGGGAGTGGGCAAAAGTCTGCTGGATTCCGCCCTTCGTTTCAGCGTGTCGAGGTTTTCCACGGAGGCCGAAATTGAGCGGGCCGCTGAGCTGATTTCTCGGCAATTTTCGAGGGCAATCGACGGGTAG
- the scpB gene encoding SMC-Scp complex subunit ScpB, giving the protein MNGYATPWKRGPSSGVAGIAASRTTPQASAWTSPTQGHRTATQLAGAALRRLLTGNGQSTRRSASFDQPFGQENAESMAGVDAGSNGHSSDANPAADTDAVDPEDRLAARARVEGVLLIAKSPLNYRRLAALANVEDATSARTLVGELNELYERMGRGIRIEQVAGGQRMMTRSVVAPWLRRLGFLAPAVRLSWPMMETLAVVAYRQDVTRADIEAVRGVACGEILRQLMQLDLVRISGRSEELGRPYLYGTTKRFLKICGLASIKSLPPIDWHASCDDVSESDDGLDETVVQDENVDEVTSRENSQTESHPRRESSADQSETDPSATENLHPTKESDVSIAATETLATEFTASLDADLSGGVAVLDAPVADEGTSSADPTAVIEDEEDDLYENGFDLDDDEDDDFDDDDWDDEDDEEDEDEDDDEESDDLDDEDDDLDGTDDWEEVDDDDADEDWEDDDDDLDEEDEDWED; this is encoded by the coding sequence ATGAATGGCTACGCCACACCTTGGAAGCGAGGTCCATCCAGCGGCGTTGCCGGAATCGCCGCGTCGCGAACCACGCCGCAAGCCTCGGCTTGGACCAGCCCCACGCAAGGCCATCGGACTGCGACGCAACTGGCCGGGGCCGCACTCAGGCGACTCCTAACGGGCAACGGACAATCCACGCGGCGCTCGGCCTCCTTTGACCAGCCATTTGGGCAGGAAAACGCCGAGTCGATGGCGGGCGTAGACGCGGGCTCCAACGGTCATTCCTCGGACGCGAACCCGGCAGCGGACACCGACGCGGTCGATCCGGAAGATCGCCTGGCCGCTCGAGCTCGGGTCGAAGGCGTGTTGCTGATCGCGAAATCCCCGCTGAATTACCGACGTTTGGCGGCTCTGGCCAACGTCGAAGACGCTACGTCAGCACGCACCTTGGTGGGCGAACTGAACGAACTCTACGAGCGGATGGGCCGTGGAATTCGCATTGAGCAGGTCGCCGGTGGACAACGCATGATGACGCGTTCGGTCGTCGCCCCCTGGCTTCGGCGACTTGGTTTTTTGGCTCCAGCGGTCCGGTTGAGTTGGCCGATGATGGAAACGCTCGCGGTGGTGGCCTACCGGCAAGACGTCACGCGGGCAGACATCGAAGCCGTGCGTGGTGTCGCGTGCGGTGAAATTCTGCGACAGTTGATGCAATTGGATTTGGTCCGAATCAGCGGTCGCAGTGAAGAGTTGGGGCGTCCCTACCTTTACGGCACCACCAAACGTTTCTTAAAAATCTGCGGATTGGCGTCGATAAAGTCGCTTCCGCCGATTGACTGGCACGCATCCTGCGATGATGTTTCTGAATCTGACGACGGGTTGGATGAAACAGTCGTCCAGGATGAAAATGTTGACGAAGTGACATCGAGAGAAAACTCTCAAACCGAATCCCATCCTCGCCGCGAATCGTCTGCCGATCAGTCGGAAACGGATCCCTCGGCAACCGAGAATTTGCACCCCACCAAGGAGTCTGACGTGAGTATCGCCGCGACCGAAACTCTCGCCACTGAATTCACCGCTTCACTCGACGCTGATCTGTCTGGCGGCGTGGCCGTGTTGGATGCCCCCGTGGCCGATGAGGGCACTTCCTCCGCAGATCCCACCGCCGTGATCGAAGATGAAGAAGACGATCTGTACGAAAACGGATTTGATCTCGACGACGATGAGGACGACGACTTCGACGACGATGACTGGGATGACGAAGACGACGAGGAAGATGAAGACGAGGACGACGACGAAGAGTCAGATGACCTCGACGATGAAGACGACGACCTCGACGGCACCGACGACTGGGAAGAAGTCGACGACGACGATGCCGACGAAGACTGGGAAGACGACGATGACGACCTGGATGAAGAAGACGAAGACTGGGAAGATTGA
- a CDS encoding response regulator — MWCFFNIEQMVTYLSDGSCPFVSQSLLEPMFETTQAQLLMLEPEQVLADLAAFRLELLGYRLEVVGSGAEAVDRLRSQPADLLILDTKLPEGDGLEWLTELRLEFSPEQVPALVFSLDPSLEMVRRAYLAGAQDYLITPFDPTVLEEKVQKLLPTHAETV; from the coding sequence ATGTGGTGTTTTTTCAACATCGAGCAAATGGTGACCTACCTTTCAGACGGTAGCTGTCCTTTTGTATCGCAATCGTTGCTCGAACCCATGTTTGAAACCACCCAAGCCCAACTGTTGATGCTGGAACCCGAACAAGTGCTCGCGGACTTGGCCGCGTTTCGCTTGGAACTCTTGGGTTATCGGTTGGAGGTGGTCGGCAGCGGTGCCGAAGCCGTCGATCGACTGAGAAGCCAACCGGCGGACCTGCTGATCTTGGACACCAAACTTCCTGAAGGCGACGGTCTGGAATGGCTGACCGAACTGCGTTTGGAATTTAGCCCCGAACAAGTTCCCGCCTTGGTCTTCTCGTTGGACCCCAGCTTGGAAATGGTTCGCCGAGCCTACCTCGCCGGTGCCCAGGACTACTTGATCACACCGTTTGATCCCACCGTCCTGGAAGAGAAGGTGCAAAAGCTCCTTCCGACTCACGCGGAAACCGTTTGA
- a CDS encoding GspE/PulE family protein → MKRIGDILVELEILTKEQMDAAFSDKPRGVMIGDWLVRQSLISNAQLGAALSEQFSVPFVDIDFSSVNPQVARLLPEDFARSQEAAAIDVGEQMLTLAMVAPDDIETIAEAELMTGYKIRPVVALEDDVREFLNRIYDDRAFARQTIVDMKFAEMAESGEVTEEDELAMSAVSQEDAPVVKLVQAILSGAVSAGASDIHLEPHKPEMRVRYRVDGELQVVMTIPNHIEDSVVSRIKVMGDMDTTENRRPQDGHLTVYENGKRVGFRISGIPTVDGQKLVLRLLDEGGQTFDLANIGMPQRDYDSVRRIIDKPHGMFVVTGPTGSGKSTTLYAALQHLNDDDRNIVTVEDPVEYRLAGINQVQSDNEFGMGFANALKYIMRQDPDVIMLGEIRDCETASTAVQAALTGHLVISTLHTNDAVGAVQRLADLGVDNFKIAGSLIGSVAQRLLRCVCENCKVDAPANLNLLEALDPEQRVPRNTTFIRGAGCKRCLGTGFAGRMPIFEIMPLNSEISAAIEAGVPHSQLEDLALAAGMVPLRQAGLEAAVAGRTSLDEVYFKTSGDRRSTQSAPVAGGRRSADGPVPSAIA, encoded by the coding sequence ATGAAACGAATTGGCGACATTTTGGTTGAACTGGAGATTCTGACCAAAGAACAAATGGACGCCGCGTTCTCCGACAAGCCTCGCGGCGTGATGATCGGTGACTGGCTCGTCCGTCAATCGTTGATTAGCAATGCGCAGCTCGGTGCCGCATTGTCCGAGCAATTCTCGGTGCCTTTTGTTGACATTGATTTTTCAAGCGTGAACCCACAAGTCGCGCGATTGCTGCCCGAGGATTTCGCACGGTCTCAAGAAGCCGCCGCCATCGACGTTGGCGAACAAATGTTGACGCTGGCAATGGTCGCTCCCGACGACATCGAAACCATTGCGGAAGCGGAGTTGATGACGGGGTACAAGATCCGTCCCGTTGTCGCGCTCGAAGATGACGTTCGCGAATTTTTGAACCGCATTTACGACGACCGAGCCTTCGCACGTCAAACCATCGTCGACATGAAGTTCGCCGAGATGGCGGAATCCGGCGAAGTCACCGAAGAAGACGAATTGGCAATGTCCGCCGTCAGCCAAGAAGACGCGCCCGTGGTGAAGTTGGTTCAAGCCATCTTGTCGGGTGCGGTGTCCGCCGGTGCCAGCGACATTCATTTGGAACCGCACAAACCCGAGATGCGAGTTCGCTATCGAGTCGACGGTGAGTTGCAAGTCGTCATGACAATTCCCAACCACATCGAAGATTCCGTGGTCAGCCGTATCAAAGTCATGGGCGACATGGACACCACCGAAAACCGACGACCGCAAGACGGCCACCTCACCGTTTATGAAAACGGTAAACGAGTGGGCTTTCGGATCAGCGGCATCCCCACGGTGGACGGTCAAAAATTGGTGCTGCGACTGCTGGACGAAGGCGGACAAACGTTCGACCTCGCCAACATCGGAATGCCTCAACGAGACTACGACTCCGTCCGTCGCATCATCGACAAACCACACGGCATGTTCGTGGTCACCGGTCCGACGGGTAGCGGTAAGAGCACGACGCTGTACGCGGCACTGCAGCACTTGAATGACGATGATCGCAATATCGTCACCGTGGAAGACCCGGTGGAATATCGCTTGGCCGGAATCAATCAAGTTCAGAGCGACAACGAATTCGGGATGGGCTTTGCCAACGCATTGAAATACATCATGCGGCAAGACCCCGACGTGATCATGCTCGGTGAAATTCGCGACTGCGAAACCGCCTCCACGGCCGTGCAAGCCGCTCTAACGGGTCACCTTGTGATCAGCACGCTGCACACCAATGACGCTGTGGGTGCCGTGCAACGTTTGGCTGACCTTGGCGTCGACAACTTCAAAATCGCCGGTTCGTTGATCGGCAGTGTTGCCCAACGGTTGCTGCGTTGTGTTTGCGAAAACTGCAAGGTGGACGCGCCGGCCAACTTGAACCTACTCGAAGCACTCGATCCTGAACAAAGGGTGCCTCGCAACACCACTTTCATTCGTGGTGCGGGCTGCAAACGATGCCTTGGTACCGGGTTCGCCGGACGGATGCCGATCTTCGAAATCATGCCGCTGAACTCTGAGATTTCGGCCGCGATCGAAGCCGGTGTTCCGCACTCGCAATTGGAAGATTTGGCCTTGGCAGCCGGCATGGTGCCACTGCGACAAGCGGGACTCGAAGCAGCCGTTGCCGGTCGAACATCGCTGGATGAAGTCTACTTCAAAACCAGTGGTGATCGACGCAGCACGCAATCGGCCCCGGTAGCGGGTGGACGCAGATCTGCGGACGGTCCAGTCCCCAGCGCCATCGCATGA
- a CDS encoding type II secretion system F family protein: MSMSPSTTTTPTDGGLMGFLRKLNSIEVGGPKRGVPKGCDPTRIPPVPLAQLMRMLLMLLQNGLTLPKALGSLAMDASSRRYSNVLLKMRSTIMAGGSISDAMARYPRTFNKMQVQQVRLGERSGSLETALLRVCEQVERKVALRKRIMKKISYPILITVAGFGLMIFMCVVVVPEFETVYTASGVDLPPVTQFVTGMSRFLLTKGIFAIPVIIVSAILWSLGRKKPKIAAKMDAAFLKIPVVGPWLRDAAVLQFVEATSAMVQCGYKPIEAIEVASTCVKNRCVRGAIEDINQGVRRGEKLSVELARYEQFFPPTLCQLIGVGEQSGEFSRSLQGTCDHLRDRLESRIDASVGMLEPILTISLAAMIGGMVLSIYTPMFHMFEVLE, from the coding sequence ATGTCCATGTCACCCAGCACCACAACCACACCGACCGATGGCGGCTTGATGGGGTTCTTGCGCAAGCTGAACTCGATCGAAGTCGGCGGTCCGAAACGAGGTGTCCCCAAAGGCTGCGATCCAACTCGCATTCCTCCAGTGCCACTTGCGCAGTTGATGCGAATGCTGCTGATGCTGCTTCAGAATGGGCTCACGCTACCCAAAGCACTCGGTTCGTTGGCCATGGACGCGTCCAGCCGCCGCTACAGCAACGTGCTATTGAAGATGCGAAGCACGATCATGGCGGGCGGCTCGATCAGCGACGCAATGGCGCGTTATCCGCGCACGTTCAACAAGATGCAAGTTCAACAGGTCCGCTTGGGTGAACGCAGCGGTTCGCTGGAAACCGCGTTGCTTCGCGTTTGCGAGCAAGTCGAACGCAAAGTCGCACTCCGCAAACGCATCATGAAGAAAATCAGCTACCCGATTCTGATCACGGTGGCTGGCTTTGGCTTGATGATCTTCATGTGTGTCGTGGTGGTTCCTGAATTTGAAACCGTCTACACCGCCAGTGGTGTCGACCTGCCTCCCGTGACGCAGTTTGTCACCGGTATGAGTCGCTTCCTGTTGACCAAGGGGATCTTCGCCATTCCCGTGATCATCGTGTCGGCCATTTTGTGGAGTCTGGGCAGAAAGAAGCCCAAGATCGCAGCCAAAATGGACGCGGCGTTCCTCAAAATTCCTGTTGTCGGACCATGGCTTCGCGACGCTGCGGTGTTGCAATTTGTGGAAGCCACCTCGGCCATGGTTCAGTGCGGTTACAAACCCATCGAAGCCATTGAAGTCGCGTCAACCTGCGTGAAGAATCGGTGCGTTCGCGGCGCCATCGAAGACATCAACCAAGGAGTGCGCCGGGGCGAGAAGCTCAGCGTTGAGTTGGCACGTTACGAACAGTTCTTTCCACCCACTCTGTGCCAACTGATTGGCGTCGGTGAGCAGTCCGGCGAATTCTCGCGATCACTGCAAGGCACCTGCGATCACCTACGCGATCGATTGGAATCACGCATCGATGCCTCCGTCGGCATGCTGGAACCCATCCTCACGATCTCCTTGGCGGCCATGATCGGCGGCATGGTGCTGTCTATTTACACCCCAATGTTCCACATGTTCGAGGTGCTTGAATGA
- a CDS encoding competence type IV pilus major pilin ComGC — MIKRFLPPQRGFSVLEVIAALTIATMFAMTGLAFLQTHGETAQSRACEAHRAALQSDVTLYEQENGRLPTSAMRELADADYTGEVLPTCPTSGNAYRLDRGNVVCPTHGQ; from the coding sequence ATGATCAAACGTTTCCTTCCACCCCAACGTGGCTTCAGCGTTCTGGAAGTCATCGCGGCACTGACCATCGCCACGATGTTCGCCATGACGGGTTTGGCATTCCTTCAAACCCATGGCGAAACCGCGCAGTCACGAGCTTGCGAAGCCCATCGCGCGGCATTGCAGAGCGACGTCACGTTGTACGAACAAGAAAACGGACGACTGCCGACTAGCGCCATGCGTGAACTGGCTGATGCGGACTACACCGGCGAAGTGCTACCCACGTGTCCCACCTCGGGAAACGCATACCGTCTCGACCGAGGCAACGTGGTTTGCCCCACTCACGGGCAATGA
- a CDS encoding sensor histidine kinase encodes MLRIVQSLFASMSLERKCLLFFGSALVVLMCGAFCMVFLLADRWVSSTTQQQARDAAATEMMLIHAEAMYSAHLPEDKLDMTRQEIAGLRSQLLSQDIQFDILGLEDPQPFDNLSAPIQPTEPSELQLLQALEPQFRARLERLLSDDPIDLSKTVNLADDAAMSRIGPANRPVFEELGPTNGRYVYYEPVFMTHDCMPCHAPSGQIISLSKDEDPTKLAAQLPYRVKRISMPDDKIVKDMTGIRAIVVSIAMFIVAVTLFVLHAIVRYLVLQPLLHLRDVSDAITHGDTNQRATISTDDEFRELADAFNRMLRHLTETQTQLQSVNRELDARVDQFAQLNLQLYEANRLKTDFLANMSHELRTPLNSIIGFSEVLQGIDSLSEKQRRYASNIQKSGRLLLEMINDILDLAKVEAGKMEVRRSEFHLSRLVGAQCDMIQSLSEDKNISLSVEVPEDLPVAYQDPNKLGQILNNLLSNAIKFTPEGGMITVRVVDLHDDRFRLSVTDTGVGVAEEDQPIIFQKFRQSKKVLDGDGLTREFAGTGLGLSIVKELAVLLGGEIDFQSELGRGSTFWVILPYRLSDHAIEDADVSMGKLAAASQPIG; translated from the coding sequence ATGCTGCGGATCGTCCAAAGCCTATTTGCTTCGATGAGTCTGGAACGCAAGTGTTTGTTGTTCTTTGGCTCGGCGCTCGTCGTGTTGATGTGCGGCGCTTTTTGCATGGTGTTTTTGCTCGCCGACCGCTGGGTCAGCAGCACGACGCAGCAACAGGCCCGCGACGCGGCGGCCACGGAGATGATGCTGATCCACGCCGAGGCGATGTATTCGGCTCATCTGCCCGAAGACAAGCTCGACATGACTCGGCAAGAGATCGCCGGGTTGCGATCGCAGTTGCTGAGCCAAGACATCCAGTTTGACATTTTGGGTTTGGAAGACCCGCAGCCGTTCGACAATTTGTCCGCACCGATTCAGCCCACTGAGCCGAGTGAACTGCAATTGCTGCAAGCGTTGGAGCCGCAGTTCCGCGCTCGGTTGGAACGTTTGCTTTCAGATGACCCGATTGATCTGAGCAAGACCGTCAACTTGGCGGACGATGCCGCCATGAGCCGGATCGGTCCGGCCAATCGGCCTGTCTTTGAAGAACTCGGTCCGACGAACGGTCGCTACGTTTACTACGAACCGGTGTTCATGACACACGACTGCATGCCGTGCCACGCACCCAGCGGTCAAATCATCTCGCTGTCGAAGGACGAAGACCCAACGAAGTTGGCCGCCCAGTTGCCGTACCGTGTGAAGCGGATCAGCATGCCGGACGACAAGATCGTCAAAGACATGACAGGGATCCGAGCGATCGTGGTGTCGATTGCGATGTTCATTGTTGCGGTCACGTTGTTCGTGTTGCACGCGATTGTTCGCTACCTCGTGCTGCAACCCTTGTTGCACCTGCGTGACGTCAGCGATGCGATCACGCACGGCGACACCAATCAACGGGCAACCATTTCCACCGACGATGAATTTCGTGAACTGGCGGATGCATTCAATCGGATGCTTCGTCACCTCACCGAAACCCAGACGCAGCTTCAAAGCGTCAACCGAGAACTCGATGCGCGCGTCGACCAGTTCGCTCAGCTCAACCTTCAGCTCTACGAAGCCAACCGATTGAAGACGGATTTCTTGGCCAACATGAGTCACGAACTCCGCACGCCACTGAACAGCATCATCGGTTTCTCGGAAGTCTTGCAGGGCATTGATTCCCTCTCGGAAAAGCAACGTCGCTACGCGTCCAATATTCAGAAGAGTGGTCGTTTGCTTTTGGAAATGATCAACGACATTCTTGACTTGGCAAAGGTCGAGGCTGGCAAGATGGAGGTCCGTCGTAGCGAATTCCATTTGTCTCGTTTGGTGGGCGCACAATGCGACATGATTCAGTCGCTATCGGAGGACAAGAACATTTCCTTGTCGGTCGAGGTGCCAGAAGATTTGCCGGTCGCTTACCAAGACCCCAACAAACTTGGGCAGATCCTGAACAACCTGCTTAGCAACGCGATCAAGTTCACTCCTGAGGGAGGCATGATCACCGTGCGTGTAGTGGATTTGCATGACGACCGATTCCGCTTGTCAGTGACGGACACCGGTGTCGGAGTTGCCGAAGAGGATCAGCCGATCATTTTCCAGAAGTTCCGCCAGAGTAAAAAAGTGCTGGATGGTGATGGACTGACTCGCGAATTTGCTGGGACCGGGTTGGGGTTGTCGATCGTCAAGGAGTTGGCGGTGTTGCTTGGTGGCGAAATTGATTTCCAAAGCGAACTCGGACGTGGGAGTACTTTTTGGGTGATCTTGCCGTACCGACTGAGCGACCATGCCATCGAGGATGCGGACGTGTCGATGGGAAAACTGGCGGCCGCGTCGCAGCCCATTGGATAG
- a CDS encoding SHD1 domain-containing protein, which yields MNRSLRLTLQWTLVVCMIAILSVSPASAGWLLKRIHGNNAASCEIASDTCCPAPQPVCCEPVACEPVCCEPAPAPTCCDSAEIIPAPVVAPMVTDCCGGGVVGEVIVEQPLMGETILSETPVEGGIIEAPAIVSEKPADEETDTAPPMPAETEEPAVAPEADPAANAEPTEAEAPVEAPAQEAPVVDEPVMEEPAVEAPAVEEPTVEEPVMEEPAVEEPLTETPEANPFPTEAPAEEAPFDMPVEEAPVEAEPADDGFGDLFGGDTEMPAEPATPDVEAPAADPIDDLFGGNDAAPADMPAEQPADDGFGDLFGGDTDPAPAEMPADQPADDGFGDLFGGESEAPADALMPAEEAAPAEDGLNDLFNEGGNDAAPADGGLDDLFGDPPADNNADTDLDDLFGKAETRLADSEVTQVVTEKKAADSIDVLETTKTRTWIDNTGNWGTDGRLVEVRPNEIKILKTNGKTCTVPMERLSDADRSYVESIRAQVNELLFAMASAK from the coding sequence ATGAACCGTTCCCTTCGCCTCACTTTGCAGTGGACGTTGGTGGTCTGCATGATCGCCATCTTGAGCGTGAGTCCTGCTTCGGCTGGATGGCTGCTGAAGCGAATCCATGGCAACAATGCCGCCAGCTGCGAGATTGCGTCGGACACCTGCTGCCCAGCGCCACAACCTGTGTGCTGCGAGCCTGTTGCTTGTGAACCCGTCTGCTGTGAACCAGCTCCCGCCCCAACCTGTTGCGACAGCGCGGAAATCATTCCCGCCCCCGTGGTCGCCCCCATGGTCACTGATTGTTGCGGTGGCGGTGTGGTTGGCGAAGTGATCGTCGAGCAACCGCTGATGGGCGAAACGATCTTGAGCGAAACTCCCGTCGAAGGCGGAATCATCGAAGCACCCGCCATCGTGTCGGAAAAACCGGCTGACGAAGAAACGGACACCGCACCACCGATGCCCGCTGAAACGGAAGAGCCCGCCGTGGCTCCCGAAGCAGACCCGGCCGCCAACGCGGAACCCACCGAAGCCGAAGCTCCCGTGGAAGCGCCAGCCCAGGAAGCTCCCGTCGTGGATGAACCCGTGATGGAAGAGCCTGCCGTTGAAGCTCCCGCTGTGGAAGAACCAACGGTCGAAGAGCCAGTGATGGAAGAGCCGGCTGTCGAAGAACCCTTGACGGAAACTCCCGAAGCTAACCCATTCCCAACCGAAGCTCCCGCGGAAGAAGCTCCCTTCGACATGCCCGTTGAGGAAGCACCGGTCGAAGCCGAGCCTGCTGACGATGGCTTCGGTGACTTGTTCGGCGGCGACACTGAAATGCCAGCTGAGCCTGCCACTCCTGACGTGGAAGCTCCCGCAGCCGACCCCATCGACGACCTCTTCGGTGGAAACGACGCGGCTCCCGCCGACATGCCAGCCGAGCAACCTGCTGACGATGGCTTTGGCGATTTGTTCGGTGGTGACACGGACCCAGCTCCCGCAGAGATGCCTGCCGATCAGCCCGCTGACGACGGCTTTGGTGATCTGTTTGGTGGCGAAAGCGAAGCACCCGCGGATGCCTTGATGCCTGCTGAAGAAGCCGCTCCCGCCGAAGACGGCCTGAACGATTTGTTCAACGAGGGCGGCAATGACGCGGCTCCCGCCGACGGTGGATTGGACGATCTGTTTGGTGATCCACCAGCAGACAACAATGCTGACACGGATTTGGATGACCTGTTCGGAAAAGCGGAAACTCGTTTGGCCGATTCGGAAGTCACCCAAGTCGTGACCGAAAAGAAAGCCGCTGACTCCATCGACGTTTTGGAAACCACCAAAACGCGAACCTGGATCGACAACACTGGCAACTGGGGAACCGATGGCCGCTTGGTCGAAGTTCGTCCCAACGAAATCAAGATCCTGAAAACGAACGGCAAGACTTGCACGGTTCCGATGGAACGTCTCAGCGACGCTGACCGGTCCTACGTCGAATCGATTCGTGCCCAAGTCAACGAATTGTTGTTCGCGATGGCTTCGGCGAAGTGA